In Streptomyces sp. DG2A-72, one genomic interval encodes:
- a CDS encoding glycosyltransferase family 2 protein produces the protein MASTLVDGGVPHSRHNQKLAKRTAAWRPGILPFLIPLVGLLAFSLWSYTPSDSPLAWLITIAWALPVPGVLVSIQGFILIRRRARKAHLMTPPALVEQDFLITLVPTIGRHDTYPALERSVLSYVEHLPEWFPYMRVDVLTEEGCEAAERIDALAATSPLIRVVTVPKAYETQNGTRFKARANNYAHELRIEEGEALENVWVLHMDDDTGVGPDTAASLAQFINRQRRATPEEVKHMAQGILTYPRENAVSMFTWFADAIRPADDIARFRAFTGLGTPAAGVHGELLVIRASIEAEIGWDFGPKEIVEDARLALTFCRIYPGRSDWFNGRCYGASPANSKDFIKQRERWAWGLVALCFNRKVPLRYRWFLTICVTSWILGPLQHVGTVLFLAWFIGDMNTSPVTQSVVVLWSISFAYVIWAYWEGLRLNAIASANGRRKWWEPFAVILMLPLFSLIEGIGGIKGLWKFIRREENKFVVIAKPA, from the coding sequence ATGGCATCGACACTGGTCGACGGGGGTGTGCCGCACTCGCGGCACAATCAGAAACTGGCCAAGCGCACCGCGGCTTGGCGGCCGGGGATTTTGCCGTTCCTCATCCCGCTGGTAGGGCTGCTCGCCTTCAGTCTCTGGTCGTACACACCCTCCGACTCACCGCTGGCCTGGCTGATCACCATCGCCTGGGCCCTGCCCGTCCCGGGTGTACTCGTGTCCATTCAGGGCTTCATCCTGATCCGCCGCCGGGCCCGCAAGGCGCATCTGATGACCCCGCCCGCCCTGGTGGAGCAGGATTTCCTGATCACGCTCGTGCCCACCATCGGCCGGCACGACACCTACCCCGCGCTGGAACGTTCCGTCCTGTCCTATGTGGAACACCTCCCCGAGTGGTTCCCGTACATGCGGGTGGACGTCCTCACCGAGGAGGGCTGCGAGGCCGCCGAGCGGATCGACGCACTGGCGGCGACCAGCCCCCTCATCCGTGTGGTCACGGTCCCGAAGGCCTACGAGACCCAGAACGGCACCCGGTTCAAGGCCCGCGCCAACAACTACGCCCACGAGCTGCGCATCGAGGAGGGCGAGGCGCTGGAGAACGTCTGGGTGCTGCACATGGACGACGACACGGGCGTCGGCCCGGACACCGCGGCGTCCCTCGCCCAGTTCATCAACCGCCAGCGGCGCGCGACCCCCGAAGAGGTCAAGCACATGGCGCAGGGCATCCTGACCTACCCGCGCGAGAACGCGGTGAGCATGTTCACCTGGTTCGCCGACGCCATCCGCCCGGCGGACGACATCGCGCGGTTCCGCGCCTTCACGGGACTCGGCACACCGGCCGCCGGCGTACACGGCGAACTCCTCGTCATCCGCGCCTCCATCGAGGCCGAGATCGGCTGGGACTTCGGCCCCAAGGAGATCGTCGAGGACGCCCGGCTGGCCCTGACCTTCTGCCGTATCTACCCGGGCCGCAGCGACTGGTTCAACGGCCGCTGCTACGGCGCCTCGCCGGCCAACTCCAAGGACTTCATCAAGCAGCGCGAGCGCTGGGCCTGGGGCCTGGTCGCCCTCTGCTTCAACCGCAAGGTGCCGCTGCGCTACCGCTGGTTCCTCACCATCTGCGTGACGAGCTGGATCCTCGGCCCGCTGCAGCACGTCGGCACGGTGCTCTTCCTGGCCTGGTTCATCGGCGACATGAACACCTCGCCCGTGACCCAGTCGGTGGTCGTGCTGTGGTCGATCAGCTTCGCCTATGTGATCTGGGCCTACTGGGAAGGGCTGCGGCTCAACGCGATCGCCTCCGCGAACGGCAGGCGCAAGTGGTGGGAGCCCTTCGCGGTGATCCTCATGCTCCCCCTCTTCTCCCTCATCGAGGGGATCGGCGGCATCAAGGGCCTGTGGAAGTTCATCCGCCGCGAGGAGAACAAGTTCGTCGTCATCGCCAAGCCCGCCTGA